CAACTTTTTCTTCCTTAGAACAAATGATGAGTATGCGCCAGGCTATAGAAAAAATGGCTGATAATCAACAAATTAACCCAATCGTACAATATAGTTCATTTATTGGAAAAGAGGTTGACTATCAAGATATTGATGAAAGTCAGGAAATAATAACCTCAAAGGTTACTTCAGTTTATAAAATTGGAAATGGTGTAGAGTTAGAATTAGAAAATGGGTCGAGAATAACCCCGGAACAGATAACACGAGTTGGAAAGGATCAAATCAATGAATAGAGGTGGAATAGTAAATGGATCATAGAATTCATCATTTGGCACCGCAACCTTTGCCATTAAAAAGAACTGTTCCCCAGCCGAATACAGATTTTCATGGAGTATCCTTTAAAGATATACTCCAGCAAGAAAGTGATTTAAAGATTAGTAAACATGCTACTCAGCGTATGGAAGACAGAAATATCACGATTGATTCTTCCGGTTGGGAAAAAATTAATCGATTAGTCAGTGAG
This genomic window from Bacillaceae bacterium S4-13-56 contains:
- the flgD gene encoding flagellar hook assembly protein FlgD, whose translation is MKIDSSVYLDQQQKTNGSSGSTLGKDDFLKLLMAQLQNQDPLNPMEDKEFISQMTTFSSLEQMMSMRQAIEKMADNQQINPIVQYSSFIGKEVDYQDIDESQEIITSKVTSVYKIGNGVELELENGSRITPEQITRVGKDQINE
- a CDS encoding TIGR02530 family flagellar biosynthesis protein codes for the protein MDHRIHHLAPQPLPLKRTVPQPNTDFHGVSFKDILQQESDLKISKHATQRMEDRNITIDSSGWEKINRLVSEARSKGITDSLVVTKDAALIVSAKNKTVVTAMDRKEASSQIFTNINGTILVD